Sequence from the Mesorhizobium sp. PAMC28654 genome:
TTGACGGCGCAGCACACAAGCGGCTGGGCCGAAGCCTGTCCATCCGCGCGGTCGACGCCGGTTCCTGCAATGGCTGCGAACTTGAAATGCACGCACTGAGCAACGCCTTCTACGATATCGAGCGTTTCGGAATCCGTTTCGTCGCATCGCCGCGCCATGCCGATGTGCTGCTCGTGACCGGCCCAGTCACGAAGAACATGCGCGAGGCGTTGCATAGAACCTACGAGGCCACCCCCAGTCCCAAATGGGTGGTCGCCATCGGCGACTGCGCTCTGAACGGCGGGTGTTTCGCCGGGAGTTATGCCGTGATGGGTGGGGTGTCCAAGGTGCTGCCGGTCGATCTGCGCATTCCTGGTTGCCCACCGCCCCCGATCGAGATTCTAAAAGGCTTAATCGCGTTGCTGGAGGGCGTGAACGTCAAAACAGGTGCTTCCGGAGGTTGAATGGCATGCCGCGGCTCTTTCAGGCCGGCTTTTTCGCCGCATGCATCCAATGCATGGCCGCAGGGTTGGCAACCGTTGTCATCTTGCTGACCGTACGACATGTACCAATCATTCTGGTATCTCCAAACGTCGGTGCTGACACCCCATCTGAATTCGAAGCGCTCCTCCCCATTCTGAGAGGCAGCTATCTGGCCATAGCCTTGGTGATAGCCCTGACCAATAATCCGGTTGTCTATTTCACGGCTGAGCGTATCCGTTTCGCGTCGCACTTGATGCGTCCAAGTGATCCGGATTATGCGACAAAGAGCCTGCTGACGCAGCTTACGCTAGCCTCGATCGGATTTGCGATATTGGCGCTTCGCCCGCCGCCGACTGCATTGCTCGATGCCGTCTCCGGTGGATGTGCCTGGGCCGCCTCGGTCACCTGGTCAGGCTTTATGAGCATCGCCGTGGCGGGTTTTGGCGCCAATGCCCAGGCGGCAAAGAGAGCGCTATGAACAAGCCAACGGATAATCCCATGGATGGCGCATCCCGTGTGCAAATATCCGATCATTTGACGCCTGAAGAGCAAGAAGACGAAAGACCCACTCTCGTTGTCGCCGCGCGCCGAGGGCTGCTTGGGCGCTGCCCCAATTGCGGAAAAGGCAGACTGTTTGCCTCATATTTGAAGCAAGTGAATCACTGCGATGTTTGTGGTCAGCAGTATGGCCATATTCACTCCGACGACGCAGCTCCCTGGCTCACGATCCTGGTTGTCGGCCATCTCGTTGTACCAACTGCCCTAGCCGTCGAAAGTCAAACATCTCTGCCGAATTGGATTTCTATGACCTTATGGCCAGTGGTGGCCATTGTTCCCCGTCAGCACCTGTGTCCCAGATTTGAGGTTGTGAATTAAGGAGGGTTTTGATCTCGTCGTCACGACGAAGGAACCAAGATGAGCCCTAAATCCTCAAGTGCCAAGAAGCCTGCCGAGCAGGTGGTAAAGGACATTCGCCGGGCGACCCGGCGGCATTTTTCAGCGGAAGACAAGATCCGGATCGTGCTGGACGGGCTGCGCGGCGAAGACAGCATCGCCGAGCTGTGCCGCAAGGAAGGGATCGCGCAGAGCCTGTATTACACCTGGTCCAAGGAGTTCATGGAGGCCGGCAAGCGCCGATTGGCGGGTGATACCGCTCGTGCTGCCACCAGCGACGAGGTCAAGGATTTGCGCCGGGAGGCCGGCGCGCTGAAGGAATGCGTCGCTGATCTGACACTGGAAAACCGTCTGCTCAAAAAAAGCATGATCGCGGATGGGGACGAGCAAGAATGAGATATCCCGCATCCGAAAAGCTCGAGATCATCAGGATCGTCGAGCAGTCACACCTGCCAACCCGCAAAACGCTGGACCGACTGGGCATCCCGCGCCGGACCTTCTATCGCTGGTATGACCGTTATGTCGAGGGCGGGCCTGAGGCGCTGCAGGATCGGCCCTCGGCGCCGAGCCGGGTGTGGAACCGCATCCCGCCTGCCATCCATGACCAGATCATCGAACTGGCGCTGGAGCAGTCCGAGCTCTCCCCGCGCGAACTGGCAGTACGGTTCACCGACGAGACGCGCTACTTCGTGTCAGAAGCCAGCGTTTACCGGCTCCTCAAGGCCTACGATCTGATCACCAGCCCGGCCTATGTGGTGATCAAGGCGGCGAACGAGTTCCACACCAAGACGACGCGACCCAACGAGATGTGGCAGACGGACTTCACCTACTTCAAGATCATCGGCTGGGGCTGGATGTACCTGTCGACCGTGCTCGACGATTACTCCCGCTACATCATCGCCTGGAAACTGTGCAGCACCATGCGGGCCGAGGACGTCACCGACACGCTGGACATGGCACTTACTGCCTCAGGGTGCGACCAGGCCCATGTGCACCACAAGCCTCGGCTGCTCAGCGATAATGGCCCCAGCTACATCGCCGGCGAACTGGCGGACTATATCCAGGACCAACGCATGAGCCATGTCCGGGGCGCTCCAATGCATCCCCAGACCCAAGGCAAGATCGAGCGCTGGCACCAGACCCTCAAAAACCGAATCCTCTTGGAGAACTACTTTCTGCCCGGCGACCTTGAGGCCCAGATCGCAGCCTTCGTCGAACATTACAACCATCGACGCTACCACGAGAGCCTGGCCAACGTAACGCCAGCCGACGCCTACTTCGGCAGGGCCGCAGCCATTATCAAACAGCGAGAAAGGATCAAACGCCAAACCATCCAACATCGGCGCTTGCAGCACCGCAAGATCGCCGCTTAACATCAACCCCAAGATGAGGCCGACACTCCGCTAATCTGCGATCCAATCTGAGCCAAATGATCTGACGACGGACACTCGAGGAAGCGCTTCGCGCGCGCATGAACATCCCCGTCTTTCACGACGACCAGCACGGTACTGCCATCATTGTCGGAGCCGCGGTTCTCAACGGACTCGAGCTTGCTGGAAAGAGCATCGAGACGGTAAAAATTTGTACGTCGGGCGCCGGGGCAGCGGCTATCGCCTGTCTTAATCTACTTGTGGCGCTCGGCGCCAAATACGAAAACATCTGGGTCGCCGACAAGGGCGGTCTGGTCACCCATAAACGTGCCGGTACGGTTGATCGCTGGCGTGGGAAATTCGCCCAGACGACTGATGCGACAACGCTTGCTGATGTGATGGACAGCGCCGACGTCTTTCTCGGACTCTCGGGGCCCGGCGTTCTCAAGCCCGAAATGCTCAAGGCGATGGGCAAAAATCCGCTCGTACTTGCGCTTGCCAATCCTACGCCTGAGATCATGCCCGAGGAGGCGAGGTCAGTTCGCCCTGACGCCATGATCTGCACCGGACGCTCTGATTATTCCAACCAGGTCAACAATGTCCTTTGTTTCCCTTTCATCTTCCGTGGCGCACTCGATGTAGGCGCCGCAACGATCAACGAGGAGATGAAGCTTGCAGCGGTGAAAGCGATTGCCAAACTCGCCCACGAGCCGGGCCTGGAGGCATCCCAATCGGGTGAGCCGGCGATATATGGACCGGATCACATCATCCCGGATCCCTTTGATCAAAGGCTGATTTTGAGGATCGCTCCGGCGGTGGCGCGGGCCGCTATGGAGACTGGCGTCGCTAAACGCCCGATCGTCGATTTCGACGCATACCACGATAGCCTCAACCGCTTTGTCTTCCGCTCCGGCCTGATCATGAAGCCAATCATCGACCGTGTGCGCAATCTTGATAAGAGAATCGCCTTTGCTGATGGCGAAGATGAACGAGTACTACGGGCGACGCAGGTGATCATAGAAGAGCGCATTGCACACCCGATTCTTATAGGGCGGCCGGCCGTTATAGAACAGCGCATTGCACGTTTCGGACTTACGCTTAAACCAGGACAAAATTTTGAGATCATCAATCCTGAAGACGACCCACGTTACCGCGATTATGTCGCACTGTTTCACTCTCTCGTCGGCCGGAGCGGCGTCGCGCCTGAGACCGCCCGTTCCGTGGTTCGCACGAATACCACCGTCATCGGCGCGCTCGCGGTCAAACGCGGCGATGCGGATGGCCTGATCTGCGGTCTGCAGGGACGCTATGTCAAACACCTGCGCGACATCCGCTCGATTATCGGGCTGGCGGAGCCGGTGACGGAGGCCTCAGCGCTCTCGATGCTTGTCATGCCGCGGGGGGGTTTCTTCCTTGCCGACACTTACGTCACGACGAATCCAAGTGCTGATGAGCTCGTCAGCATGACGCTTCTGGCCAGAAACCATCTCAGGCATTTCAACATCACCGCGCGCGTGGCGTTGCTAAGCTATTCCGATTTTGGGTCTCGCGACGGCGACAGCGCGCTCAAAATGCGCGAAGCCTACGGAAAGCTGAGAGAGGCGGACCCCACTCTAATCGTCGAGGGCGAGATGCAGGGTGACCTTGCGCTCAATCAACGTCTGCGTGAACATTATGTGCCCGACACCATATTGAAGGGTGACGCAAACCTACTGATATTCCCGAACCTTGACGCTGCAAACCTTGCGATGACCTTGCTCAAGGAAATGAACGACGCGCTGTCCATCGGGCCAATCCTGATGGGGCCAAAGAAACCTGCACATATTTTGGCGCCCTCTTGCACAAGTCGAGGCATCGTCAACATGACCGCCGTCGCAGCGAACGAAGCCCTCCTGCCCGATCGAGGCGGCTGGCCGGTCTCCGACGTTTCCTAGTGGCAATCCCGCGAATCAAGAAGACGCGGGGGCCGCAAATGGCCCCTGCGTCGCCCAACTCAAATCATTTCTATGGTTCATGTCGAATAGCAGATATCTTGGGGTTGAAGCATTGAGGGTCATGTTCTATACATGAGATATGATGGACAGCGGTGGCACAAAAGTTGCGCGTCCGACCTTGCAGGCCGCGCTGAAGCGGGGCTTCATGGGGCGGTGTCCAAATTGCGGTCAGGGAAAGCTGTATCGCGCATATCTGACGCAAGTAGAAAATTGTGCCGAGTGCGGCGAGCGCTTTGGCGATATTGAATCGGATGATGCAGCGCCATGGTTTACAATCCTGTTGGCGAGCATAGCTGCAGCTCCGCTCTATTTTTTGTTCCAGTCTCTTCTGGCATCACACTTCGTTGTCACGATGATATTATTGGTGCTGATTGTCATTGTGCTGATCCTCGTTTTGCTGCCACGGGTTAAGGGCGTGTTGCTCAGTGCTTTTTGGCTGTCACGGCTGGACCGCGGCACCTCCGGATGACCAATACTTGCCGCCAGAGGCGTTGCCTTGCCGCAGCCCGGCGGGCGGTTTTTCGCGATGTAGTTTTTCAAGGGATTCGCAGGTCCGGAGAATTTGGAGATGATTACCGCTTCGCAGATGCGAGCAGCGCGGGCCTTGCTCGGAATGGACCAGAGAACTCTGGCTGAACGTGCCGGCGTTTCGCTCCCGACCATTCAACGCATGGAGGCCAGCGAAGGCGATGTACGGGATGTAGCCGAGACACACATGAAAGTCATAAGCGCATTCAGGGCAGAGGGCGTTGAAATGATCGGCGATCATGAACGCAGTAATGACGGGGGGCGCGGCGTACGCCTGGCGCATCCGGTCGGGTTAACAGGCCGGACTCACTGATTGCAATGCTCGCCTGGAGTCCAACTCCGGTTATGCAGAAAGGGCGTTCGAGAGACGCAGCGGGGAAGCCATGAAGTCTGATCGCTCGATGAAGCGACGGTATACGCCAAATCAAGAGCCAACAGGTGGCAGTTGGTCCGTTCTGGACACTCGCCCTGAACGGCCCACAGAAACGCCTTCCCGCGTCATGGTGGGCCTTAGCAAGGATGATGCATCCGACGCCGCCGATCTGCTCAACAAGCTTGATGATCAAAAGACAGGCCGATCCAAACAAAATCGGCGGTTCAAGTGAAAGACGAAGCCCAAACGAACCAAGAATCGGCATGCTTGATCTACGGCTTGCCAGGAGTTTTGAGTCCGCTTTTGATCGTCATGACGGGCCTGGATGCACGATGACAAAGGAAGGCATACACAGACGCATGATGGACTTTGACTCCTCGATGACAGCGTAACCGCCAGCTACGGAAGTGGCTCGGCCGAAGACGCTGTACGACCATGCGGCACTGCAGAAATCGCTGGCGATCACCGCCATCTCACCGATTTCGGCTCGGGCGATGCGCGGGGCGTTGCGGTCGACGGCGGCTGGTCAATCCACCTTACGAAGCGCTCGGACCTGCAGTTGGTCACGGCACAATACCCCGACCTGATCGAACACCATTCCATTTTCTGCAAATCCGACGTCGATCAGGGCCAGCTACTGGCCTTCTGACTCAGCAGAGGGATGAACAAAACCCCTTAACTTGGTGGAAGGAAGGATTATGGACTTCGAAGCTCTCCTCGCCGCTAGGCTTGATGGCCTGCATAAGGAAGGGCGCTATCGGGTTTTTGCCGAGATTGAACGTCACGCAGGCTCGTTTCCACACGCAACTCGCCACGCTGACGGCTTGAAGCGCGACGTGACCGTGTGGTGTTCCAACGACTACTTGGGCATGGGGCAGAGCCCAAAGGTGATTGCCGCCATGCACGAAGCCCTCGATAAATCCGGCGCCGGCGCCGGCGGCACGCGCAACATTTCCGGCAATAGCCATGATCATGTCCTTCTTGAGCGCGAACTTGCTGATCTGCATGGCAAGGAGGCCGCCCTGCTCTTTACCTCAGGCTACGTGTCGAACTGGGCCACGCTCGGCACGCTTGGCGCCAGTATTCCAGACTGCCTGATTCTCTCCGACGAGAGCAACCACGCCTCGATGATAGAGGGCATCCGCCATTCGAGGGCAGAGAAACGGATTTGGAGGCACAACGACCCGAAGGACCTTGACCGCATCCTCTGCGAATACGGTCCAGAGCGCCCGAAAATCATCGCTTTCGAGTCCGTCTATTCAATGGACGGCGACATCGCGCCGATCGCCGAGATTCTCGCCGTTGCTGAACGGCATGGTGCGATGACCTACCTCGATGAGGTCCATGCCGTCGGCCTGTACGGGCCATACGGAGGTGGCATCGCCGAGCGTGAGGGGCTTATGAACCGCGTCACGATCATCGAGGGAACGCTTGGCAAGGCATTCGGTGTGATGGGCGGTTATATCACCGGGTCCGCTGTCGTCTGCGATTTTATCCGCTCATTCGCGTCTGGATTCATTTTCTCGACAGCACTCCCGCCAGCGGTCGTGGCTGGCGCGCTAGCTTCGATCCGTCACCTGAAGACATCGAACTTAGAGCGTGATCGACACCAGGAGTGCGTAAGAAAAGTCCGCAGCCGGCTTAACAGCATTGGCATCCCGTGCCTTCCAAATCCAAGCCATATCGTGCCAGTGATGGTATGCGACCCCGTAAAATGTAAATGGATCGGTGACATCTTGCTCGATCGGTACGGGATCTACCTGCAACCCATCAATTATCCGACTGTGCCGCGTGGCACGGAGAGATTGCGCATTACGCCTTCGCCGCTGCATACGGATTCAGACATTGACCATCTTGCCAACTCGCTCTCTGACCTTTGGTCGAAATGTGCGCTCGCAAGACAAGTGGCGTAAGATTTCCATTCGTGGGTCCTTTCCTTGGAATGGCCCAGAGACTTTGACTGCGATCGAGGGGTGCACGCCAGTTTGAATTCTGCGTCCTGCGGCTGCTCCATCCTTCAAAGCCGAGAAAAGGTTCGCAGAATACCCGGCATCGACTACCGTTCCCGGTGCTCCCGAGCTGCCGCATTCGCCATGGGCGACTGCCATTCATATTCAAGGTGGCCGTTCTGATCTTGAGCACCAAACAGGGTGCCTTCCGTCACCCCCTGAATGATCTCCGTAATGGCAGATCGCAGGGCCGCAAGCGCAGCCACGCCATGGTAAACGTCTCGTGTGTAGACAACCACTCGCACGGTTTCGTCCGCCACCCCAATGGGCTGCACGTCAATCACTGTCGTCGCATGCGGTTCGTCTGCGAGACGCCTCCAAGCGTTCGGCTTCATCATCGTTCGTCCTCTTGGGAACCAGGTACATCGACACGCTATGTTTCGTTGAAGTGGACGGGGCTTTCCCTAGACCCTTAGCAATCGCTGCTTGAAATTGGTTCGCTTCGTCGTCAAGGCGCGACAGGGTCTGCATTATACCGAACTATGAGTCCGATGTCCTCTTCACCGTGCCGCTTGCAAGAGCCAAACCGGATTTCGACTTGGCAACACAGCCGCCGAGGCTTTGAAAAGAACGCAGCGGGAACTCGCGGCGGCGCACCATCAGAGCAGATGCAATGACGAAATAAGAACCTGTGCAACCAACCAATTGGCGCCAAGCTTCTGAAGCAGGACGTTTTCCCTGACGCCCAGTTGCGCTGCTACCTCGGGCACCGACATTGTCTGTGACGACAGCATCACGCGCGCCGCCGCGATCTGCTTGTCGTCGAAATCGTCGTTGTTGGCCTTGCGAACGTGGTCGAGGCGGTCAAAAGCCTTGAACACCCGGGCTGCCTGGTTGGGTAGCCAGTCGACAGTGTCAATTTCATCTTCTATCGACACCAATCCGGCGTCGAGAATGCGCAACGAGCCCAACACCATGCTCAACTTGCCGGGTGTAGGGGCAAGCCTGGAAAGAGCATCGACAACCAGGACATCACCTGACTTAATTGCCCCAAGCAGGGCTACCAGGCGCGGTTGACGGAAAGACCTTTCAACATAGACCCGGTCGCACCCTGCTTTCAGCAGGCGTGCGGTCTGAGCCGCCCCATCTTCGTCAGTCGCCTTTAGAAGGGCATACCCCAATCGCATTTTTCGGTCCTAGGCTGTGAGAAGCAACGTCCGAAGCTGGCGCTGTGCCCGAGGCAATGGCAATCCGGCAGGAACGTCGGCGTAAGGGTCGGCGGTCGCCGTCTCTAAGACGGTCTTTCAATGCGCTTTCCCAAGAAGCACGTCGGGATGACGCAAGCGGACGCCTCGCCCACCCCGATCGCTCCGCTCATGGTCGCCGACGAAATCGACACCCACGCCATTGAGCGCCTGAACGACTTTGGTCAGTGAGTCGACCACGCCGCGCACGTTGCCATCGCTGGCCTCCATGCGTTGAATGGTAGCGATGGATACTCCCGACAACTCGGCCAGTTTGACCGATCGATACCCAGAAGCGCCCGCGCGGCTCGCATTTGTGCAGAAGTGATCACGCTACCCCTCGTTAGCTAGCAGTAAAGCAATTCAAAAGTAGCATAGTGATATTTTAGATAGCAATAAAGATGTTTCACACACGCATGCAAACTTGATCGATGAGGCTGATTCCTGCCAGAAGCCGGACATACATGGCTTCCGTTCCGGCATTGGCGACAAATACGCAACTGTCGTCACACGGAGGCCGCACGCCTCTTCGCGCGCCAAAAGCCAGTCGGGTGTTGCGAATTGAGGCGTGCTCTAAAGCCGTCCGGCCCAGCCGATCATGGCGCTTCGGTTGCCGGGCTCCAGGTCGTGGCCTCTGCCACTGCGCGATTCCAGCATTTGCGCCTTGGAGAGCTCTGCTTCGGCCTCGGCGAGGAGTGGCTCGGCTACGGTTCTCTGCCGCAGAAGGTCTGATTGCGAATTTTTGAGGTTGTCTCGACGCAGACGGGCGGCCTTGGCGAAGGTCGGATAGGCAAAATGGTTGATGTCGGAGATGCCGGCTTTCTTTTCTTCGGCATTGATCTGGACGTCCAGATCTCGCCCCATTCGATCGAAATCGGCAATCATCATGTCGAGTTGCAGCAGTTGCCGCCGTTTCTCATTCACCTGAAACTGCTTCAGTCCGACAAGATTGCCACGTGGTCTCATGACTCGGTACTCCGGTACGCGCACTCGCTCCCATCAAACCGCTTCGTTCAGCCCTTAAAGTTCGACCTTCAGCGACTCTCACGGCTTCCGGCTCGACAGGAAACATACATTTCCAAAATCCTTGGCAGATAGCTATGAGTTCAATGGCATCGACAACCATGCGCGCGAGGACTTAAGGGGCAGTAAAAAGCGGAATAGGACAATAGGCGTGACCTAATCAAACGCGCGCGAGGAAAGGTACGCGGCCTTAGGCGCCCTGCCCCGCGAAATTCCACATTTGACAAGTTGGAGACGAGCTAAGGGTCAATCTCTTCAAAGGGCGGTTGACCTTTCCTGTCGCAGGGCCATTCTGCCCAGCACATTGAAAGAAGACGAATGACACACCGCCCACAATCTTCGCCACAGTTCTATCTGACCGCCCCAACACTCTGCCCGTATCTGGAAAGCCAATTCGAGCGAAAGATTTTCGCGCACCTTGTCGACGGGAAAGCAGCCGAACTGAATGATCACTTGTCACAAAGCGGGTTCCGGCGATCACAGAATATTGCCTATCGACCAGCCTGCGAGACCTGTCACGCCTGCATATCGGTGCGGGTCCTAGTCAAGGAATTCAATACGACCCGCTCGATGCAACGGGTTTGGCTGCGCAACAGGAATCTCATCAGTTCCACACACAAGGCTCAGGCATCAACCGAGCAATTTACCCTCTTCCGACGTTATGTGGACGCGCGGCATCGTGCAGGTGGAATGTCCGACATGGGCATCCTCGAATATGCGATGATGGTCGAAGATACGCACGTTAATACACAGATAATCGAATACCGGCGCCGTAGGCCGGGTCCACTGACGGACAACACCAGCGACGGCGTGCTCGTCGCTACCGCGCTGACCGACGTCATGACCGACGGCCTGTCGATGGTCTATTCCTTCTACGATCCCGATGACAGAGGCACGTCGCTCGGAACGCTCATGATCCTTGATCACATCAATCGGGCGCAAGCTTTGAAGCTTCCCTACGTCTATCTAGGGTATTGGATCGAAGGCTCCCGCAAGATGCAATACAAG
This genomic interval carries:
- a CDS encoding NADH-quinone oxidoreductase subunit B family protein; this encodes MRMLLLKSLVQPPLTEQPPPAGDAAINELARALDGAAHKRLGRSLSIRAVDAGSCNGCELEMHALSNAFYDIERFGIRFVASPRHADVLLVTGPVTKNMREALHRTYEATPSPKWVVAIGDCALNGGCFAGSYAVMGGVSKVLPVDLRIPGCPPPPIEILKGLIALLEGVNVKTGASGG
- a CDS encoding DUF983 domain-containing protein, with the translated sequence MDGASRVQISDHLTPEEQEDERPTLVVAARRGLLGRCPNCGKGRLFASYLKQVNHCDVCGQQYGHIHSDDAAPWLTILVVGHLVVPTALAVESQTSLPNWISMTLWPVVAIVPRQHLCPRFEVVN
- a CDS encoding IS3 family transposase (programmed frameshift) — its product is MSPKSSSAKKPAEQVVKDIRRATRRHFSAEDKIRIVLDGLRGEDSIAELCRKEGIAQSLYYTWSKEFMEAGKRRLAGDTARAATSDEVKDLRREAGALKECVADLTLENRLLKKKHDRGWGRARMRYPASEKLEIIRIVEQSHLPTRKTLDRLGIPRRTFYRWYDRYVEGGPEALQDRPSAPSRVWNRIPPAIHDQIIELALEQSELSPRELAVRFTDETRYFVSEASVYRLLKAYDLITSPAYVVIKAANEFHTKTTRPNEMWQTDFTYFKIIGWGWMYLSTVLDDYSRYIIAWKLCSTMRAEDVTDTLDMALTASGCDQAHVHHKPRLLSDNGPSYIAGELADYIQDQRMSHVRGAPMHPQTQGKIERWHQTLKNRILLENYFLPGDLEAQIAAFVEHYNHRRYHESLANVTPADAYFGRAAAIIKQRERIKRQTIQHRRLQHRKIAA
- a CDS encoding DUF983 domain-containing protein — translated: MDSGGTKVARPTLQAALKRGFMGRCPNCGQGKLYRAYLTQVENCAECGERFGDIESDDAAPWFTILLASIAAAPLYFLFQSLLASHFVVTMILLVLIVIVLILVLLPRVKGVLLSAFWLSRLDRGTSG
- a CDS encoding helix-turn-helix domain-containing protein, with amino-acid sequence MITASQMRAARALLGMDQRTLAERAGVSLPTIQRMEASEGDVRDVAETHMKVISAFRAEGVEMIGDHERSNDGGRGVRLAHPVGLTGRTH
- the hemA gene encoding 5-aminolevulinate synthase, giving the protein MDFEALLAARLDGLHKEGRYRVFAEIERHAGSFPHATRHADGLKRDVTVWCSNDYLGMGQSPKVIAAMHEALDKSGAGAGGTRNISGNSHDHVLLERELADLHGKEAALLFTSGYVSNWATLGTLGASIPDCLILSDESNHASMIEGIRHSRAEKRIWRHNDPKDLDRILCEYGPERPKIIAFESVYSMDGDIAPIAEILAVAERHGAMTYLDEVHAVGLYGPYGGGIAEREGLMNRVTIIEGTLGKAFGVMGGYITGSAVVCDFIRSFASGFIFSTALPPAVVAGALASIRHLKTSNLERDRHQECVRKVRSRLNSIGIPCLPNPSHIVPVMVCDPVKCKWIGDILLDRYGIYLQPINYPTVPRGTERLRITPSPLHTDSDIDHLANSLSDLWSKCALARQVA
- a CDS encoding recombinase family protein, with translation MGYALLKATDEDGAAQTARLLKAGCDRVYVERSFRQPRLVALLGAIKSGDVLVVDALSRLAPTPGKLSMVLGSLRILDAGLVSIEDEIDTVDWLPNQAARVFKAFDRLDHVRKANNDDFDDKQIAAARVMLSSQTMSVPEVAAQLGVRENVLLQKLGANWLVAQVLISSLHLL
- a CDS encoding flagellar export protein FliJ; this translates as MRPRGNLVGLKQFQVNEKRRQLLQLDMMIADFDRMGRDLDVQINAEEKKAGISDINHFAYPTFAKAARLRRDNLKNSQSDLLRQRTVAEPLLAEAEAELSKAQMLESRSGRGHDLEPGNRSAMIGWAGRL
- a CDS encoding arginyltransferase, giving the protein MTHRPQSSPQFYLTAPTLCPYLESQFERKIFAHLVDGKAAELNDHLSQSGFRRSQNIAYRPACETCHACISVRVLVKEFNTTRSMQRVWLRNRNLISSTHKAQASTEQFTLFRRYVDARHRAGGMSDMGILEYAMMVEDTHVNTQIIEYRRRRPGPLTDNTSDGVLVATALTDVMTDGLSMVYSFYDPDDRGTSLGTLMILDHINRAQALKLPYVYLGYWIEGSRKMQYKIRFIPQEHLGINGWERRD